Proteins encoded within one genomic window of Pongo pygmaeus isolate AG05252 chromosome 18, NHGRI_mPonPyg2-v2.0_pri, whole genome shotgun sequence:
- the RHBDF1 gene encoding inactive rhomboid protein 1 isoform X2 has product MSEARRDSTSSLQRKKPPWLKLDIPSAVPPTVEEPSFLQPLRRQAFLRSVSMPAETAHISSPHHELRRPVLQRQTSITQTIRRGTADWFGVSKDSDSTQKWQRKSIRHCSQRYGKLKPQVLRELDLPSQDNVSLTSTETPPPLYVGPCQLGMQKIIDPLARGRAFRVADDIGEGLSAPHTPVTPGAASLCSFSSSRSGFHRLPRRRKRESVAKMSFRAAAALMKGRSVRDGTLRRAQRRSFTPASFLEEDTTDFPDELDTSFFAREGILHEELSTYPDEVFESPSEAALKDWEKAPEQADLTGGALDRSELERSHLMLPLERGWRKQKEGAAAPQPKVRLRQEVVSTAGPRRGQRIAVPVRKLFAREKRPYGLGMVGRLTNRTYRKRIDSFVKRQIEDMDDHRPFFTYWLTFVHSLVTILAVCIYGIAPVGFSQHETVDSVLRNRGVYENVKYVQQENFWIGPSSEALIHLGAKFSPCMRQDPQVHSFIRSAREREKHSACCVRNDRSGCVQTSEEECSSTLAVWVKWPIHPSAPELAGHKRQFGSVCHQDPRVCDEPSSEDPHEWPEDITKWPICTKNSAGNHTNHPHMDCVITGRPCCIGTKGRCEITSREYCDFMRGYFHEEATLCSQVHCMDDVCGLLPFLNPEVPDQFYRLWLSLFLHAGILHCLVSICFQMTVLRDLEKLAGWHRIAIIYLLSGVTGNLASAIFLPYRAEVGPAGSQFGILACLFVELFQSWQILARPWRAFFKLLAVVLFLFTFGLLPWIDNFAHISGFISGLFLSFAFLPYISFGKFDLYRKRCQIIIFQVVFLGLLAGLVVLFYFYPVRCEWCEFLTCIPFTDKFCEKYELDAQLH; this is encoded by the exons ATGAGTGAGGCCCGCAGGGACAGCACCAGCAGTCTGCAGCGCAAGAAGCCACCCTGGCTAAAGCTGGACATTCCCTCTGCGGTGCCCCCGACAGTGGAAGAGCCCAGCTTCCTGCAG CCCCTGAGGCGACAGGCTTTCCTGAGGAGTGTGAGTATGCCAGCCGAGACAGCCCACATCTCTTCGCCCCACCATGAGCTCCGGCGGCCGGTGCTGCAGCGCCAGACGTCCATCACACAGACCATCCGCAG GGGGACCGCTGACTGGTTTGGAGTGAGCAAGGACAGTGACAGCACCCAGAAATGGCAGCGCAAGAGCATCCGTCACTGCAGCCAGCGCTACGGGAAGCTGAAGCCCCAGGTCCTCCGGGAGCTGGACCTGCCCAGCCAGGACAACGTGTCGCTGACCAGCACCGAGACGCCACCCCCACTCTATGTGGGGCCATGCCAGCTGGGCATGCAGAAG ATCATAGACCCCCTGGCCCGTGGCCGCGCCTTCCGTGTGGCAGATGACATTGGGGAAGGCCTGAGTGCCCCACACACTCCCGTCACGCCAGGGGCTGCCTCCCTCTGCTCCTTCTCCAGCTCCCGCTCAGGTTTCCACCGGCTCCCGCGGCGGCGCAAGCGAGAGTCGGTGGCCAAGATGAGCTTCCGGGCGGCCGCAGCACTGATGAAA GGCCGCTCCGTGAGGGATGGCACCTTGCGCCGGGCACAGCGTCGAAGCTTCACTCCAGCTAGCTTTCTGGAGGAGGACACAACTGATTTCCCCGATGAGCTGGACACATCCTTCTTTGCCCGG GAAGGTATCCTCCATGAAGAGCTGTCCACATACCCGGATGAAGTTTTCGAGTCCCCATCGGAGGCGGCGCTAAAGGACTGGGAGAAGGCACCGGAGCAGGCGGACCTCACCGGCGGGGCCCTGGACCGCAGCGAGCTTGAGCGCAGCCACCTGATGCT GCCCTTGGAGCGAGGCTGGCGGAAGCAGAAGGAGGGCGCCGCAGCCCCGCAGCCCAAGGTGCGGCTCCGACAGGAGGTGGTGAGCACCGCGGGGCCGCGGCGGGGCCAGCGTATCGCGGTGCCCGTGCGCAAGCTCTTCGCCCGGGAGAAGCGGCcgtatgggctgggcatggtgggacgGCTCACCAACCGCACCTACCGCAAGCGCATCGACAGCTTCGTCAAGCGCCAGATCGAGGACATGGACGACCACAG GCCCTTCTTCACCTACTGGCTTACCTTCGTGCACTCGCTCGTCACCATTCTAGCCGTGTGCATCTATGGCATCGCGCCCGTGGGCTTCTCGCAGCATGAAACGGTGGACTCG GTGCTTCGGAACCGCGGGGTCTACGAGAACGTCAAGTACGTGCAGCAGGAGAACTTCTGGATCGGGCCCAGCTCG GAGGCCCTCATCCACCTGGGCGCCAAGTTTTCGCCGTGCATGCGCCAGGACCCGCAGGTGCACAGCTTCATTCGCTCAGCGCGCGAGCGCGAGAAGCACTCCGCCTGCTGCGTGCGCAACGACAGGTCGGGCTGCGTGCAGACCTCGGAGGAGGAGTGCTCG TCCACGCTGGCAGTGTGGGTGAAGTGGCCCATCCATCCCAGCGCCCCAGAGCTTGCGGGCCACAAGAGACAGTTTGGCTCTGTCTGCCACCAGGATCCCAG GGTGTGTGATGAGCCCTCCTCCGAAGACCCTCATGAGTGGCCAGAAGACATCACCAAGTGGCCG ATCTGCACCAAAAACAGCGCCGGAAACCACACCAACCATCCCCACATGGACTGTGTCATCACAGGACGGCCCTGCTGCATTGGCACCAAGGGCAG GTGTGAGATCACCTCCCGGGAGTACTGTGACTTCATGAGGGGTTACTTCCACGAGGAGGCCACACTCTGCTCTCAG GTGCACTGCATGGATGATGTGTGTGGACTCCTGCCTTTCCTCAACCCCGAGGTGCCTGACCAGTTCTACCGCCTGTGGCTATCCCTCTTCCTGCACGCCGG GATCCTGCACTGCCTGGTGTCCATCTGCTTCCAGATGACTGTCCTGCGGGACCTGGAGAAGCTGGCAGGCTGGCACCGCATAGCCATCATCTACTTGCTGAGTGGTGTCACCGGCAACCTGGCCAGTGCCATCTTCCTGCCATACCGAGCAGAG GTGGGTCCTGCTGGCTCCCAGTTTGGCATCCTGGCCTGCCTCTTCGTGGAGCTCTTCCAGAGCTGGCAGATCCTGGCGCGGCCCTGGCGTGCCTTCTTCAAGCTGCTGGCTGTGGTGCTCTTCCTCTTCACCTTTGGGCTGCTGCCGTGGATTGATAACTTTGCCCACATCTCGGGGTTCATCAGtggcctcttcctctccttcGCCTTCTTGCCCTACATCAGCTTTGGCAAGTTCGACCTGTACCGGAAACGCTGCCAGATCATCATCTTTCAGGTGGTCTTCCTGGGCCTCCTGGCTGGCCTGGTGGTCCTCTTCTACTTCTATCCTGTCCGCTGTGAGTGGTGTGAGTTCCTCACCTGCATCCCCTTCACTGACAAGTTCTGCGAGAAGTACGAACTGGACGCTCAGCTCCACTGA
- the RHBDF1 gene encoding inactive rhomboid protein 1 isoform X1 has translation MLVVEPSMQCPAAPAPSRLTAVSGYVAPPGGHCGVCARVVSGQSFVHRSPGPPAAALSPSFLNVACLALPGTMSEARRDSTSSLQRKKPPWLKLDIPSAVPPTVEEPSFLQPLRRQAFLRSVSMPAETAHISSPHHELRRPVLQRQTSITQTIRRGTADWFGVSKDSDSTQKWQRKSIRHCSQRYGKLKPQVLRELDLPSQDNVSLTSTETPPPLYVGPCQLGMQKIIDPLARGRAFRVADDIGEGLSAPHTPVTPGAASLCSFSSSRSGFHRLPRRRKRESVAKMSFRAAAALMKGRSVRDGTLRRAQRRSFTPASFLEEDTTDFPDELDTSFFAREGILHEELSTYPDEVFESPSEAALKDWEKAPEQADLTGGALDRSELERSHLMLPLERGWRKQKEGAAAPQPKVRLRQEVVSTAGPRRGQRIAVPVRKLFAREKRPYGLGMVGRLTNRTYRKRIDSFVKRQIEDMDDHRPFFTYWLTFVHSLVTILAVCIYGIAPVGFSQHETVDSVLRNRGVYENVKYVQQENFWIGPSSEALIHLGAKFSPCMRQDPQVHSFIRSAREREKHSACCVRNDRSGCVQTSEEECSSTLAVWVKWPIHPSAPELAGHKRQFGSVCHQDPRVCDEPSSEDPHEWPEDITKWPICTKNSAGNHTNHPHMDCVITGRPCCIGTKGRCEITSREYCDFMRGYFHEEATLCSQVHCMDDVCGLLPFLNPEVPDQFYRLWLSLFLHAGILHCLVSICFQMTVLRDLEKLAGWHRIAIIYLLSGVTGNLASAIFLPYRAEVGPAGSQFGILACLFVELFQSWQILARPWRAFFKLLAVVLFLFTFGLLPWIDNFAHISGFISGLFLSFAFLPYISFGKFDLYRKRCQIIIFQVVFLGLLAGLVVLFYFYPVRCEWCEFLTCIPFTDKFCEKYELDAQLH, from the exons ATGCTCGTGGTAGAGCCAAGCATGCAATGCCCCGCAGCCCCGGCACCCAGCCGCCTCACTGCTGTTTCTGGGTACGTGGCACCACCTGGTGGTCACTGTGGCGTCTGCGCCCGGGTGGTTTCTGGACAGTCATTTGTGCACAGGAGCCCGGGGCCACCAGCTGCTGCTCTGTCACCCTCTTTCCTGAATGTG GCCTGCCTTGCTCTGCCAGGAACCATGAGTGAGGCCCGCAGGGACAGCACCAGCAGTCTGCAGCGCAAGAAGCCACCCTGGCTAAAGCTGGACATTCCCTCTGCGGTGCCCCCGACAGTGGAAGAGCCCAGCTTCCTGCAG CCCCTGAGGCGACAGGCTTTCCTGAGGAGTGTGAGTATGCCAGCCGAGACAGCCCACATCTCTTCGCCCCACCATGAGCTCCGGCGGCCGGTGCTGCAGCGCCAGACGTCCATCACACAGACCATCCGCAG GGGGACCGCTGACTGGTTTGGAGTGAGCAAGGACAGTGACAGCACCCAGAAATGGCAGCGCAAGAGCATCCGTCACTGCAGCCAGCGCTACGGGAAGCTGAAGCCCCAGGTCCTCCGGGAGCTGGACCTGCCCAGCCAGGACAACGTGTCGCTGACCAGCACCGAGACGCCACCCCCACTCTATGTGGGGCCATGCCAGCTGGGCATGCAGAAG ATCATAGACCCCCTGGCCCGTGGCCGCGCCTTCCGTGTGGCAGATGACATTGGGGAAGGCCTGAGTGCCCCACACACTCCCGTCACGCCAGGGGCTGCCTCCCTCTGCTCCTTCTCCAGCTCCCGCTCAGGTTTCCACCGGCTCCCGCGGCGGCGCAAGCGAGAGTCGGTGGCCAAGATGAGCTTCCGGGCGGCCGCAGCACTGATGAAA GGCCGCTCCGTGAGGGATGGCACCTTGCGCCGGGCACAGCGTCGAAGCTTCACTCCAGCTAGCTTTCTGGAGGAGGACACAACTGATTTCCCCGATGAGCTGGACACATCCTTCTTTGCCCGG GAAGGTATCCTCCATGAAGAGCTGTCCACATACCCGGATGAAGTTTTCGAGTCCCCATCGGAGGCGGCGCTAAAGGACTGGGAGAAGGCACCGGAGCAGGCGGACCTCACCGGCGGGGCCCTGGACCGCAGCGAGCTTGAGCGCAGCCACCTGATGCT GCCCTTGGAGCGAGGCTGGCGGAAGCAGAAGGAGGGCGCCGCAGCCCCGCAGCCCAAGGTGCGGCTCCGACAGGAGGTGGTGAGCACCGCGGGGCCGCGGCGGGGCCAGCGTATCGCGGTGCCCGTGCGCAAGCTCTTCGCCCGGGAGAAGCGGCcgtatgggctgggcatggtgggacgGCTCACCAACCGCACCTACCGCAAGCGCATCGACAGCTTCGTCAAGCGCCAGATCGAGGACATGGACGACCACAG GCCCTTCTTCACCTACTGGCTTACCTTCGTGCACTCGCTCGTCACCATTCTAGCCGTGTGCATCTATGGCATCGCGCCCGTGGGCTTCTCGCAGCATGAAACGGTGGACTCG GTGCTTCGGAACCGCGGGGTCTACGAGAACGTCAAGTACGTGCAGCAGGAGAACTTCTGGATCGGGCCCAGCTCG GAGGCCCTCATCCACCTGGGCGCCAAGTTTTCGCCGTGCATGCGCCAGGACCCGCAGGTGCACAGCTTCATTCGCTCAGCGCGCGAGCGCGAGAAGCACTCCGCCTGCTGCGTGCGCAACGACAGGTCGGGCTGCGTGCAGACCTCGGAGGAGGAGTGCTCG TCCACGCTGGCAGTGTGGGTGAAGTGGCCCATCCATCCCAGCGCCCCAGAGCTTGCGGGCCACAAGAGACAGTTTGGCTCTGTCTGCCACCAGGATCCCAG GGTGTGTGATGAGCCCTCCTCCGAAGACCCTCATGAGTGGCCAGAAGACATCACCAAGTGGCCG ATCTGCACCAAAAACAGCGCCGGAAACCACACCAACCATCCCCACATGGACTGTGTCATCACAGGACGGCCCTGCTGCATTGGCACCAAGGGCAG GTGTGAGATCACCTCCCGGGAGTACTGTGACTTCATGAGGGGTTACTTCCACGAGGAGGCCACACTCTGCTCTCAG GTGCACTGCATGGATGATGTGTGTGGACTCCTGCCTTTCCTCAACCCCGAGGTGCCTGACCAGTTCTACCGCCTGTGGCTATCCCTCTTCCTGCACGCCGG GATCCTGCACTGCCTGGTGTCCATCTGCTTCCAGATGACTGTCCTGCGGGACCTGGAGAAGCTGGCAGGCTGGCACCGCATAGCCATCATCTACTTGCTGAGTGGTGTCACCGGCAACCTGGCCAGTGCCATCTTCCTGCCATACCGAGCAGAG GTGGGTCCTGCTGGCTCCCAGTTTGGCATCCTGGCCTGCCTCTTCGTGGAGCTCTTCCAGAGCTGGCAGATCCTGGCGCGGCCCTGGCGTGCCTTCTTCAAGCTGCTGGCTGTGGTGCTCTTCCTCTTCACCTTTGGGCTGCTGCCGTGGATTGATAACTTTGCCCACATCTCGGGGTTCATCAGtggcctcttcctctccttcGCCTTCTTGCCCTACATCAGCTTTGGCAAGTTCGACCTGTACCGGAAACGCTGCCAGATCATCATCTTTCAGGTGGTCTTCCTGGGCCTCCTGGCTGGCCTGGTGGTCCTCTTCTACTTCTATCCTGTCCGCTGTGAGTGGTGTGAGTTCCTCACCTGCATCCCCTTCACTGACAAGTTCTGCGAGAAGTACGAACTGGACGCTCAGCTCCACTGA